In one window of Microplitis demolitor isolate Queensland-Clemson2020A chromosome 4, iyMicDemo2.1a, whole genome shotgun sequence DNA:
- the LOC103578171 gene encoding MTOR-associated protein MEAK7 yields the protein MGHGSSRSASSANILSSEELTLVENLFKSMSRSSGSIKREDIFKHWSIHLDDILLQFVVRFLCHDPGKKVSAINGENFGRLYVFAIRGSPEERTKLIFEGFIEEEQKYEIPTSTFLQYIQATINSYLRLQKNCGNNHYLSWSTIGCTVNTRRIAVRSKSLCEDLIKHGDNLTVDTIESWFSVCSTFKEIQSHVFQCLFLVSQKKGDKNTGARINDLNLLPICKGLENIPHFPSILGLGDVLFLNLSLPHELRKEWRFLFSSQVHGESFSTMLGRISMQGATIIIIQDTDDHVFGAFSSDNWSLGPNFVGNPSCFLFKLEPDILTFSSSGYNNHYQYLNLHQQTMPNGLLVGGQLNYPGLWLDCDYGTGRSSISCTTFQNYIQLSGKENFTIKHLEVWGVGAVPDAEAVGTRDSRSILDQDPASQVMLELAGRKMHSDGLRNKKD from the coding sequence atgGGTCATGGATCAAGTCGTTCAGCTTCCTCAGCTAATATACTGTCATCTGAGGAGTTGACTCTTGTGGAAAATCTTTTCAAGTCCATGTCCCGTAGTTCAGGCTCAATAAAACgagaagatatttttaaacactGGTCTATTCATCTGGATGACATTTTGTTACAATTTGTCGTGCGTTTTCTATGTCACGATCCCGGTAAAAAAGTATCTGCAATAAACGGCGAAAACTTTGGTAGACTTTACGTATTTGCAATTCGCGGTAGTCCAGAGGAGCgcacaaaattaatattcgaaGGGTTTATTGAGGAAGaacaaaaatatgaaataccAACATCAACATTTCTTCAGTACATACAAGCGACTATTAACTCGTACCTGAGATTGCAAAAAAACTGTggtaataatcattatttaagTTGGAGTACTATTGGATGTACTGTTAACACACGAAGGATTGCCGTGCGCTCAAAGAGCCTTTGTGAGGATTTAATTAAACACGGTGATAATTTAACAGTAGATACTATTGAGTCATGGTTTAGTGTCTGTTCGACCTTTAAAGAGATCCAATCCCACGTATTCCAGTGTCTCTTTTTGGtatcacaaaaaaaaggtGATAAAAACACAGGCGCACGTATTAACGACCTAAATTTATTGCCAATTTGTAAGGGATTAGAAAATATACCACATTTTCCAAGCATTCTCGGCCTGGGCGACGTGTTATTTCTAAATCTCAGTTTGCCCCATGAGTTAAGAAAAGAGTGGCGATTTCTATTCTCGAGTCAGGTCCACGGGGAATCATTTTCAACGATGCTAGGACGCATATCAATGCAAGGCGcaacgataattattatacaggACACTGATGACCATGTCTTTGGTGCATTTTCGTCCGATAATTGGTCACTTGGTCCAAATTTTGTGGGTAACCCATCgtgttttttattcaaacttgAACCAGACATACTGACATTCTCCTCAAGTGGTTACAACAATCATTatcagtatttaaatttacaccaACAGACAATGCCAAATGGTTTGTTAGTTGGTGGTCAGCTCAATTATCCCGGCCTTTGGCTAGATTGTGATTACGGAACTGGAAGATCAAGTATATCATGCACgacatttcaaaattatatacaactcAGTGGTAAAGAAAACTTTACAATAAAACATTTGGAGGTCTGGGGTGTTGGAGCAGTGCCAGATGCTGAGGCGGTCGGTACACGTGACTCTAGATCTATCTTGGATCAGGATCCCGCTTCACAAGTTATGCTTGAGTTAGCGGGTCGTAAAATGCACAGCGAtggtttaagaaataaaaaagactAG